One part of the Anaerolineae bacterium genome encodes these proteins:
- the trpS gene encoding tryptophan--tRNA ligase — translation MGKRVFSGARPTGKQHLGNYLGAIRNYVALQEQGYETIYCVVDLHAMTTSFENLRELTAEMVLDWLAAGVDPQKSILFVQSSVPEVIELAWYFSTITPLGWLLRLPTFKEKVRAQPDNVNYGLVGYPVLMAADITLYKAEIVPVGVDQAPHLEFTREVVRRFNHLFGPVLVEPQALYTDFPKVLGIDGVNKMSKSLNNHIEISASPQEIHQRVMMMVTDPQRTHRHIPGRPEVCNVFSFHKFFSPNDVERIDKECRTAGIGCVDCKKLLAGNISDYFAPFRERREEMSSDPSYIWDVLEDGRRRAKIIAERTMAEVREAIYSKKPSGG, via the coding sequence ATGGGTAAGAGGGTTTTCAGTGGCGCTCGTCCCACGGGGAAACAGCATCTGGGTAATTACCTGGGAGCAATAAGAAATTATGTGGCTCTTCAGGAACAAGGTTACGAAACCATCTATTGTGTTGTAGATCTCCATGCTATGACCACTTCCTTTGAAAACCTACGAGAGCTCACAGCTGAGATGGTCCTGGATTGGCTGGCGGCAGGGGTTGACCCTCAGAAGTCTATCCTTTTCGTTCAGTCTTCAGTCCCAGAGGTAATAGAGTTGGCTTGGTACTTCTCCACAATAACCCCTTTGGGATGGCTCCTTCGTCTTCCCACTTTCAAAGAGAAAGTACGGGCTCAGCCCGATAACGTAAACTACGGCCTTGTAGGTTATCCCGTCCTTATGGCTGCGGATATAACGTTATACAAAGCTGAAATAGTACCTGTGGGGGTGGACCAGGCCCCCCATCTAGAGTTCACCAGGGAAGTAGTGCGCCGTTTCAACCATCTTTTTGGGCCAGTGCTGGTGGAACCTCAAGCCCTCTACACTGATTTCCCAAAGGTCCTGGGCATTGATGGAGTGAATAAAATGAGCAAATCCCTCAATAACCACATAGAAATTTCCGCCTCCCCCCAAGAAATCCACCAGAGAGTTATGATGATGGTTACTGATCCCCAACGTACTCACCGTCATATCCCCGGCCGTCCTGAAGTCTGCAATGTCTTCTCTTTCCATAAATTCTTCTCCCCCAACGACGTAGAAAGAATAGATAAAGAATGTCGGACTGCTGGGATCGGCTGTGTGGACTGCAAGAAACTCCTCGCTGGCAACATAAGCGATTATTTTGCACCCTTCCGGGAAAGGCGCGAGGAAATGTCTTCTGATCCCTCTTACATCTGGGACGTTCTAGAGGATGGTCGGCGTAGAGCTAAAATTATAGCCGAAAGAACTATGGCTGAAGTTAGAGAAGCCATTTACAGCAAGAAACCATCCGGAGGCTAA